The stretch of DNA GCATAAGCTGATTCTGGCCCAGCTAGAGTCGGAGGTGCTGGAGAAATATTACGGGTGTGGGGTGTGCGTGCCCCCGGCCGTGGAAGGCTGCACCGTGCTGGACCTGGGCAGTGGCAGCGGCCGCGACGCCTATCTGCTCTCTAAGCTGGTGGGGGAACAGGGTCACGTTATTGGGGTAGATATGACTGAGGAGCAGCTCGATGTAGCGCGCCGCCACATTCAGGCTCACACCGAGAAGTTTGGCTACCGCCAGCCCAACGTGGAGTTTCGCCACGGTTACATCGAAGACCTGCGCACCGCCGACCTTGCCGACAACAGCGTGGATGTAGTGGTCAGCAACTGCGTGCTTAACCTCAGCACCGATAAGGAAGCCACGTACCGCGAAATTTTCAGGGTGCTGAAACCAGGCGGCGAGCTTCATATTTCCGACGTATTTGCCGACCGCCGCGTGCCGGAAGCTCTGCGGCAGGACCCAGTGCTCTACGGTGAGTGCCTCAGCGGCGCCCTCTACATTGATGACTTCCGCCGCCTGCTCCTGAACCTGGGCATCCGCGACTACCGCCTCACTGCCCAGCGCCGCCTCACCATCAATAACCCCGAGATTGAAGCCAAAGTCGGCAACATCAAGTTTTACTCCCTCACGGTGCGGGCCTTTAAACTCGACCTCGAAGACAAGTGCGAGGACTATGGCCAGGTGGCCATCTACCAGGGTACCGTCCCCGGCCAGCCCCACGCCTTTGAGCTCGATGACCACCACCGCTTTGAAACCGGCCGCCCCATGCTCGTGTGCGGCAATACCGCCGACATGGTCAGCCTCACGCGCTACGGAGCCCACTTCAAAGTCTTGGGCAATAAAGACCAGCACTTCGGCCTGTTCCCCTGCGGCCCCGCTCCAGCCTCAGAAAGCCCCGGCTCCGGCGACGCCGTTTCCTGCGGCTGCTAGGCCACGCTAAAAGAGCTGCCTGAACAACCCAGAACGTTGTGACGGGCGCAGTCCACCTTCCTCGCGTGCCGGTGTAGAGAGGCGGATTTACATCTCTACACCGGCACGCGAGCTGTTCCAACCAACTTTTCGATAGGACAGCTTGGTAAAACGTAGTCGTTTCGTGCCCTTAAGCGCAACAAAAAAGCCTCTGACAATCGTCAGAGGCTTTTTTGTTGCGTTAAAAGTAAGTCTACTTTTTGTAGGCCTGATAACGAGCGGGGTCTTTCTTTTTGTCTTTGTTGCGGCCGACTACGCCCCCGGCTGCGGCGCCAACTACGCCACCCACTACGGCACCTTTACCGCCGCCCAGTACGGCGCCGGTTACAGCACCGGCGCCACCACCAATGGCAGCACCTTTAGCCTTTTTACTCCAGGTTTTCTTGGGCTTGGTTTGCGCTTCGGCGGTTTGAGGGGCAGCAGTGGCACCCAACAGTAAAACGGCCGAAGCCATGGCGATATATCCTTTGAACGTCTTCATAAAACGTGTGGGTTTTAAGGGGAAGGAATGGTACTTGGGCCTTAAAACGTAAGTGCTAAAGTTCAGGTTGTGTCAGAAGTTCGTGATTATTTAAGTGCTTACAGTTAAAGAGTTGTGAGCCACTCGCGGGCAAACAAAAGCCCCCAAGCTGTTGAGCTTGGGGGCTGCTGCAAACAGGGGTAAGCTCGGCTTACTTTACGGGCGTATTGTTGGCTTCAGGAGTGGCCACTGGGGCCGCAGGATTCTTCACGTACTTGTCAAGCCAAGAGTTCATTTCCCACAACATGTGCATGATAGACTCGCGGGCTGCATAGCCGTGTGATTCTGCGGGTAGTACTACGTAGCGCACAGTGGCGCCGTGGCCCTTCAGGGCATTGTAGAACCGCTCGCTCTGAATCGGGAACGTACCGGAGTTATTGTCGGCCTCGCCGTGAATCAGCAGGATTGGCGTCTTGATCTTATTGGCGT from Hymenobacter taeanensis encodes:
- a CDS encoding YMGG-like glycine zipper-containing protein — its product is MKTFKGYIAMASAVLLLGATAAPQTAEAQTKPKKTWSKKAKGAAIGGGAGAVTGAVLGGGKGAVVGGVVGAAAGGVVGRNKDKKKDPARYQAYKK
- a CDS encoding methyltransferase domain-containing protein, with product MEEQIQQQVQDYYGQQLRTSQDLKTNACCTDDIPAEHKLILAQLESEVLEKYYGCGVCVPPAVEGCTVLDLGSGSGRDAYLLSKLVGEQGHVIGVDMTEEQLDVARRHIQAHTEKFGYRQPNVEFRHGYIEDLRTADLADNSVDVVVSNCVLNLSTDKEATYREIFRVLKPGGELHISDVFADRRVPEALRQDPVLYGECLSGALYIDDFRRLLLNLGIRDYRLTAQRRLTINNPEIEAKVGNIKFYSLTVRAFKLDLEDKCEDYGQVAIYQGTVPGQPHAFELDDHHRFETGRPMLVCGNTADMVSLTRYGAHFKVLGNKDQHFGLFPCGPAPASESPGSGDAVSCGC